The following are encoded together in the Mycolicibacterium arabiense genome:
- a CDS encoding S1C family serine protease codes for MTRILFRWQLVLGALLAMTLSLVAPTAANAEPADLTSAIRAVEPATVRIDTTIEYQGAIGSGTGFVIDPNGAVVTNYHVVAGADTITATVAGRSFTADLVGYDRTRDIAVLQLRGAGGLPTAAIGDSSALREGEPVVALGNARGSGGPLTNEAGTITGFGRSISAKDELTGSFEQMTGLIEFAAPVRAGDSGGPVVDSSGRVVGVTTAATVNFRMGPGGAGFAIPINDALATAGQIRAGVRSDSIHIGRPTLLGVGVSTGDQDPSVNGVIVREVIPGGPAQAAGLQNGDVLISLDGAPVDSATTLTNVLDRHYPGDVVDLVWIDRAGQQINGKATLTS; via the coding sequence ATGACCAGAATTCTCTTCCGATGGCAGCTCGTCCTCGGTGCACTGTTGGCGATGACCTTGTCGCTGGTGGCACCGACGGCGGCCAACGCGGAACCGGCAGACCTCACTTCGGCCATCCGGGCCGTAGAGCCTGCGACGGTCCGCATCGACACCACCATCGAGTACCAAGGGGCGATCGGCTCGGGAACCGGTTTCGTCATCGACCCGAACGGTGCGGTCGTGACGAACTACCACGTCGTCGCCGGTGCGGACACCATCACGGCAACGGTCGCCGGCCGGTCGTTCACCGCTGACCTGGTCGGCTACGACAGGACCAGGGACATCGCCGTCCTGCAGCTGCGTGGCGCGGGCGGCCTGCCCACTGCGGCCATCGGTGACTCGTCGGCGCTGCGAGAGGGCGAACCCGTCGTCGCGCTGGGCAATGCCCGCGGCAGCGGCGGCCCGCTGACCAACGAGGCAGGCACCATCACGGGGTTCGGCCGCTCGATCAGTGCAAAGGACGAACTCACCGGCAGTTTCGAGCAGATGACCGGGTTGATCGAGTTCGCGGCCCCCGTGCGGGCGGGCGACTCGGGCGGACCGGTGGTCGACTCGTCGGGCCGCGTGGTCGGCGTGACGACCGCCGCGACCGTGAACTTCCGGATGGGCCCGGGCGGCGCCGGTTTCGCGATCCCGATCAACGACGCGCTCGCGACGGCCGGTCAGATCAGGGCGGGCGTGCGCTCCGACAGCATCCACATCGGGCGCCCGACACTGCTGGGCGTCGGCGTCAGCACCGGCGATCAGGATCCGTCGGTGAATGGCGTGATCGTGCGCGAGGTCATCCCCGGCGGACCCGCCCAGGCGGCCGGACTGCAGAACGGCGACGTGCTGATCAGCCTCGACGGCGCGCCCGTCGACTCCGCGACGACGCTGACCAACGTGCTCGATCGGCACTACCCGGGCGACGTCGTCGACCTGGTGTGGATCGACCGGGCGGGTCAGCAGATCAACGGCAAGGCGACGCTCACCTCGTAG
- a CDS encoding DNA polymerase III subunits gamma/tau, translated as MALYRKYRPSSFAEVVGQEHVTEPLSNALNSGRINHAYLFSGPRGCGKTSSARIMARSLNCEQGPTPTPCGVCDSCVALAPNGPGNLDVTELDAASHNGVDDARELRDRAFYAPAQSRYRIFIIDEAHMVTPQAFNALLKIVEEPPEHLIFVFATTEPEKVLTTIRSRTHHYPFRLLAPKTMRGLVEQICEREGVVVDDAVFPLVIRAGGGSPRDTLSVLDQLLAGADGNRVDYPSALSLLGATDMALIDDAVDALAAGDAAGLFGAVEAVIDAGHDPRRFGTDLLERFRDLIVLQAVPDAAARGVVDAPADVLERMRGQAERLGTATLTRYAEVVHAGLGEMRGATAPRLLLEVVCARLLLPSASDTESALLQRIERIETRLDVSIPADEAAQSGSGGSTLGAPARQYARRSNQAPAAATPTAAAPAASAPTPAPTRAPAAAAPLPPPPVRQSAAARQVAEPTPPAPPQPAAPPPAPEPVRPEPAAPPQPVARPEPPARPEPPARPEPVAATPPPQAEAPTAGQPDAAAVRNLWSTVREKVRERRRTTDVMLDGAIVVAVERDTLVLNHVSAPLAKRINEARNVEIIREALKDALGVNWNVRCEAGAPSAASPNQQRAQSEPSAAFEPPPDDVESMLAEAQSENPAPRRDPEEVALELLQTELGARRIEDAG; from the coding sequence GTGGCTCTCTACCGGAAGTACCGACCCTCCTCCTTCGCCGAAGTGGTGGGGCAGGAACACGTCACCGAGCCACTGTCCAATGCGCTGAACTCGGGGCGCATCAACCACGCCTACCTGTTCTCCGGTCCGCGAGGCTGCGGCAAGACGTCGTCGGCGCGCATCATGGCCCGCTCGCTGAACTGCGAGCAGGGGCCGACGCCGACGCCCTGTGGCGTGTGCGATTCGTGCGTGGCACTGGCCCCCAACGGGCCGGGCAACCTGGACGTGACCGAACTCGACGCGGCCAGCCACAACGGTGTCGACGACGCGCGTGAACTCCGCGACCGCGCGTTCTACGCCCCCGCGCAGTCGCGCTACCGCATCTTCATCATCGACGAGGCGCACATGGTCACGCCTCAGGCGTTCAACGCGCTGCTCAAGATCGTCGAGGAGCCGCCGGAACACCTCATCTTCGTGTTCGCGACCACCGAGCCCGAGAAGGTGCTCACGACGATCCGGTCGCGCACCCACCACTACCCGTTTCGGCTGCTGGCGCCCAAGACGATGCGCGGCCTGGTCGAGCAGATCTGCGAGCGCGAGGGCGTCGTCGTCGACGATGCGGTGTTCCCTCTGGTGATCCGGGCAGGCGGCGGCTCACCCCGCGACACCCTGTCGGTATTGGACCAGCTGCTCGCAGGCGCCGACGGCAACCGGGTCGACTACCCGAGTGCGCTGTCGCTGCTGGGCGCCACGGACATGGCGCTGATCGACGACGCCGTCGACGCGCTGGCGGCCGGGGATGCGGCTGGGCTGTTCGGCGCCGTCGAGGCCGTGATCGACGCGGGGCACGACCCGCGGCGCTTCGGCACCGACCTGCTCGAGCGGTTCCGCGACCTGATCGTCCTGCAGGCCGTGCCCGATGCCGCTGCCCGCGGCGTGGTCGACGCTCCCGCCGACGTCCTCGAGCGCATGCGGGGTCAGGCCGAGCGGCTCGGCACCGCGACACTGACCCGCTACGCCGAGGTGGTGCACGCCGGTCTCGGCGAGATGCGTGGCGCCACCGCACCGCGACTGCTGCTGGAAGTGGTGTGCGCGCGGCTGCTGCTGCCGTCAGCCAGCGACACGGAATCGGCACTGCTGCAACGCATCGAGCGCATCGAGACCCGTTTGGACGTCTCGATCCCCGCCGACGAGGCAGCGCAGTCCGGCTCGGGCGGATCGACACTCGGTGCGCCCGCCAGGCAGTACGCCCGGCGCAGTAATCAGGCACCCGCTGCGGCGACTCCTACGGCAGCGGCACCCGCCGCCTCGGCGCCCACGCCCGCTCCGACCCGCGCACCCGCCGCAGCTGCGCCGCTGCCTCCACCTCCGGTGCGGCAGTCCGCGGCAGCGCGACAGGTCGCCGAACCCACGCCACCCGCGCCGCCGCAGCCGGCCGCACCGCCGCCCGCGCCCGAACCCGTCCGGCCCGAACCGGCCGCGCCGCCGCAGCCCGTCGCGCGGCCGGAACCCCCAGCTCGACCGGAACCCCCAGCTCGACCGGAACCGGTGGCCGCCACCCCGCCGCCGCAGGCGGAGGCACCCACGGCCGGGCAGCCCGATGCCGCCGCGGTGCGCAACCTGTGGTCGACGGTGCGCGAGAAGGTCCGGGAGCGTCGTCGCACCACCGACGTGATGCTCGACGGCGCAATAGTGGTCGCGGTCGAGCGTGACACCCTGGTGCTCAACCACGTGTCGGCGCCGCTGGCCAAGCGCATCAACGAAGCCCGCAACGTCGAGATCATCCGCGAGGCGCTCAAGGACGCACTCGGCGTGAACTGGAACGTCCGGTGCGAGGCCGGCGCTCCCTCGGCGGCGAGTCCGAACCAGCAGCGGGCGCAGTCCGAACCATCGGCTGCCTTCGAGCCGCCGCCCGACGACGTCGAGAGCATGCTCGCCGAGGCGCAGAGCGAGAACCCCGCACCACGGCGCGATCCAGAGGAGGTGGCGCTGGAGCTGCTGCAGACCGAGCTGGGCGCCCGGCGGATCGAGGACGCCGGCTAG
- a CDS encoding class I SAM-dependent methyltransferase, with protein sequence MTTHKERLDGRTSKLTLAEILEIMAAGYDLPLKFTAYDGSSAGPAEAELGLDLLTPRGTRYLATAPGELGLARAYVSGDVEPHGVHPGDPYELLQALAKKLDFKRPSALTLANVVRSIGVEQLMPIAPPPQETLPKWRRVAEGLRHSKTRDAEAIHHHYDVSNEFYEYVLGPSMTYTCACYADADSTLEEAQDNKYRLVFEKLRLRPGDRLLDVGCGWGSMVRYAARHGVNAIGVTLSKEQALWAQKAIAEEGLSDLAEVRHGDYRDIREIGFDAVSSIGLTEHIGLQNYPAYFGFLESKLRHGGLLLNHCITRSDNRSGAHAHGFIDRYVFPDGELTGSGRVIAEAQDVGLEVLHEENLRHHYAMTLRDWCANLVDNWDAAVAEVGLPTAKVWGLYMAGSRLGFEVNMIQLHQILAVKLDEHGGDGGLPLRPWWTP encoded by the coding sequence ATGACCACCCACAAGGAACGCCTGGACGGGCGGACGAGCAAGCTCACCCTGGCCGAGATCCTCGAGATCATGGCCGCCGGCTACGACCTCCCGCTGAAGTTCACCGCGTACGACGGCAGCTCTGCCGGCCCGGCCGAGGCCGAACTGGGCCTGGACCTGCTGACCCCGCGGGGCACCAGGTATCTGGCCACCGCGCCCGGTGAACTCGGCCTGGCCCGCGCGTACGTCTCCGGCGACGTCGAGCCCCACGGCGTGCATCCCGGCGACCCGTACGAACTGCTGCAGGCGCTGGCCAAGAAGCTGGACTTCAAGCGGCCTTCGGCGCTCACGCTGGCCAACGTCGTGCGGTCGATCGGCGTCGAGCAGCTGATGCCGATCGCGCCACCTCCGCAGGAGACCCTGCCGAAGTGGCGGCGAGTCGCAGAAGGGTTGCGTCACAGCAAGACCCGCGACGCCGAGGCAATTCACCACCACTACGACGTGTCGAACGAGTTCTACGAGTACGTACTCGGACCGTCGATGACCTACACGTGCGCCTGCTACGCCGATGCCGACTCGACGCTCGAAGAGGCGCAGGACAACAAGTACCGCCTGGTGTTCGAGAAGCTGCGGCTTCGGCCTGGCGACCGTCTGCTCGACGTCGGTTGCGGCTGGGGCAGCATGGTCCGCTACGCCGCACGGCACGGCGTCAACGCCATCGGCGTGACGCTGTCCAAGGAGCAGGCACTGTGGGCGCAGAAGGCCATCGCCGAGGAGGGGTTGAGCGACCTCGCCGAGGTTCGCCACGGTGACTATCGCGACATCCGTGAGATCGGGTTCGACGCGGTGTCGTCGATCGGCCTGACCGAACACATTGGCTTGCAGAACTATCCGGCATACTTCGGCTTTCTCGAGTCGAAGCTGCGCCATGGCGGGCTGCTGCTCAACCACTGCATCACCCGCTCCGACAATCGGTCCGGTGCGCACGCCCACGGCTTCATCGACCGCTACGTGTTCCCCGATGGGGAGCTGACCGGGTCGGGTCGCGTCATCGCCGAGGCGCAAGACGTCGGACTGGAGGTCCTTCACGAGGAGAACCTGCGGCACCACTATGCGATGACGTTGCGCGACTGGTGCGCGAACCTGGTCGACAACTGGGACGCCGCCGTTGCCGAGGTCGGGTTGCCCACCGCGAAGGTGTGGGGCCTATACATGGCCGGGTCGCGACTGGGCTTCGAGGTCAACATGATTCAGCTGCACCAGATTCTGGCGGTGAAGCTCGACGAGCACGGCGGCGACGGCGGACTGCCGCTGCGCCCGTGGTGGACGCCCTAG
- a CDS encoding aminotransferase class I/II-fold pyridoxal phosphate-dependent enzyme: protein MSFESLGRDELQAQHELQRRNYAELQAKKLVLDLTRGKPSPAQLDLSNALLTLPGEDFRDGDGTDTRNYGGLHGLPELRSIFGELLGIPVPNLIAGNNASLEMMNDVVVFSLLHGGVDSARPWIEDQRDGTGIKFLCPSPGYDRHFAITESYGIEMVPVPMHEDGPDVDLIEELVGADPAIKGMWCVPMYANPTGATYSWEKVRRLVQMRTAAADFRLFWDNAYAVHTLTHDFDRQVDVLGLAAAAGNQNRPLVFASTSKITFAGAGVSFFGGSLGNIAWYLQHAGKKTIGPDKVNQLRHLQFFKDADGVRLQMRRHQELLAPKFALVAEILADRLGESKIASWTDPKGGYFVSLDVWPGTAKRTVALAKDAGIAVTEAGASFPYRKDPDDKNIRIAPTFPSLPDLREAIDGLATCALLAATESLLARD, encoded by the coding sequence GTGTCGTTTGAATCCCTCGGCCGCGACGAACTGCAGGCGCAGCACGAGCTGCAACGCCGCAACTACGCCGAACTCCAGGCCAAGAAACTGGTTCTCGACCTCACCCGGGGCAAGCCCTCGCCCGCGCAGTTGGATCTGTCCAATGCCCTGCTGACGCTGCCCGGCGAGGACTTCCGCGACGGTGACGGCACCGACACCCGCAATTACGGCGGTCTGCACGGACTGCCCGAACTGCGGTCGATCTTCGGGGAGCTGTTGGGCATCCCGGTGCCCAACCTCATCGCAGGCAACAACGCGAGCCTCGAGATGATGAACGACGTCGTCGTGTTCTCCCTGCTGCACGGCGGCGTCGACTCGGCCCGGCCCTGGATCGAGGACCAGCGCGACGGCACCGGCATCAAGTTCCTGTGCCCGTCCCCGGGTTACGACCGCCACTTCGCGATCACCGAGAGCTACGGCATCGAGATGGTCCCCGTGCCGATGCACGAGGACGGTCCCGACGTCGACCTCATCGAGGAACTCGTCGGGGCGGATCCCGCGATCAAGGGCATGTGGTGCGTGCCGATGTACGCGAACCCGACGGGTGCGACCTATTCCTGGGAGAAGGTCCGCCGTCTGGTTCAGATGCGTACCGCGGCAGCCGATTTCCGCCTCTTCTGGGACAACGCCTACGCCGTGCACACGCTGACGCACGACTTCGACCGGCAGGTCGACGTCCTGGGCCTGGCCGCGGCCGCAGGGAACCAGAACCGGCCGCTGGTGTTCGCCTCCACGTCGAAGATCACCTTCGCTGGCGCGGGGGTGAGCTTCTTCGGCGGATCGCTGGGCAACATCGCCTGGTACCTGCAGCACGCGGGGAAGAAGACGATCGGCCCCGACAAGGTCAACCAGTTGCGCCACCTGCAGTTCTTCAAGGACGCCGACGGCGTGCGCCTGCAGATGCGGCGCCACCAGGAGCTGCTGGCGCCGAAGTTCGCGCTCGTCGCGGAGATCCTCGCCGACCGGTTGGGGGAGTCGAAGATCGCCTCCTGGACCGACCCGAAGGGCGGGTACTTCGTCAGCCTCGACGTGTGGCCGGGAACGGCCAAGCGCACGGTGGCGCTGGCCAAGGACGCGGGCATCGCGGTGACCGAGGCCGGAGCCTCGTTCCCGTACCGAAAGGACCCGGACGACAAGAACATTCGGATTGCGCCGACGTTCCCGTCGCTGCCGGACCTGCGCGAGGCGATCGACGGCCTGGCGACGTGCGCGCTGCTGGCCGCGACCGAGTCGCTGCTGGCGCGCGACTAG
- a CDS encoding NAD(P)H-dependent amine dehydrogenase family protein: MPNNTPLRVVQWTTGNVGKSSVAAIAANPGLELVGLYAWSQDKVGRDAGELAGIEPLGVAATNDVDALLKLQPDCVVYNPMWIDVDELVKILSAGVNVVATASFITGHNQGEGRDRIAEACARGGSTMFGSGISPGYINLLAILTASICDRVDKVTIDEAADTTFYDSPATEKPVGFGRPIDDPDLLTMTTQGTGVFGEAVRLIGDALGVELDEVRCDAEYAQTTADLDLGSWTIPAGCVAGVYASWKGILAGKTVVEINVRWRKGQTLEPDWKIEQDGWVLQVDGRPTVKNVISFLPPPDFEATTLEEFMVLGHIMTAMPAINAISAVVAAEPGIATYNDLPLTLPRGVVASS; encoded by the coding sequence GTGCCAAACAACACTCCCCTCCGCGTCGTCCAATGGACGACGGGCAACGTCGGCAAGAGTTCCGTCGCGGCGATCGCCGCCAACCCGGGCCTCGAACTCGTCGGTCTCTACGCGTGGTCGCAGGACAAGGTCGGCCGCGACGCCGGCGAACTGGCAGGCATAGAGCCGCTGGGCGTCGCGGCGACCAACGACGTGGATGCGTTGCTGAAACTGCAGCCCGACTGCGTGGTCTACAACCCGATGTGGATCGACGTCGACGAGTTGGTGAAGATCCTGTCCGCAGGCGTCAACGTCGTCGCGACGGCCTCGTTCATCACCGGACACAACCAGGGCGAGGGTCGCGATCGCATCGCCGAGGCCTGCGCACGCGGGGGCTCGACCATGTTCGGGTCGGGAATCAGCCCCGGCTACATCAACTTGCTGGCGATTCTGACGGCAAGTATCTGCGACCGGGTCGACAAGGTGACGATCGACGAAGCAGCCGACACCACCTTCTACGATTCGCCCGCCACCGAGAAGCCAGTCGGCTTCGGCAGGCCGATCGACGATCCCGATCTGCTGACGATGACGACTCAGGGCACCGGCGTATTCGGCGAGGCAGTACGTCTGATCGGTGATGCGCTCGGCGTCGAACTCGACGAAGTGCGCTGCGATGCCGAGTACGCGCAGACCACCGCCGACCTCGATTTGGGCTCCTGGACGATTCCCGCGGGCTGCGTCGCCGGGGTGTACGCCAGCTGGAAGGGCATCCTCGCTGGTAAGACCGTCGTCGAGATCAACGTTCGCTGGCGGAAGGGTCAGACGCTCGAGCCGGACTGGAAGATCGAGCAGGACGGCTGGGTGCTCCAGGTCGACGGCAGGCCGACGGTGAAGAACGTCATCAGCTTCCTTCCTCCCCCGGACTTCGAGGCGACGACGCTCGAGGAGTTCATGGTGCTGGGCCACATCATGACGGCGATGCCGGCGATCAACGCCATCTCCGCCGTCGTGGCCGCCGAGCCGGGCATCGCGACCTACAACGATCTGCCCCTGACACTGCCCCGCGGCGTGGTTGCCAGCAGCTAA